From the Leptolyngbya sp. O-77 genome, one window contains:
- a CDS encoding lysophospholipid acyltransferase family protein — MTPPDPSRESKVNSKVSPWLSAIAYPLGNRLLLPAYFGKIEIHGQHHLPAEGPVILAPLHRARWDALLVPHATGPSVTGRIPRFMVTADEVKGLQGWFIRRLGGFPVNPRQPGVASLRFGLELLQQGEMLVIFPEGGIFRDRLVHSLKPGLARLALQAEQSRPGLGVQVIPIHLHYDEPLPRWGCHVTINIGAPIKVESYLQESPKQGAKHLTADLRNALERLSPSPASQSLMAAHKSEMAA, encoded by the coding sequence TTGACCCCTCCTGACCCAAGTCGAGAAAGCAAAGTGAATTCAAAGGTGTCGCCCTGGCTGTCGGCGATCGCCTATCCTCTGGGAAATCGCCTGCTGCTGCCAGCCTACTTCGGCAAAATCGAGATTCACGGACAGCATCATTTGCCCGCCGAGGGGCCAGTGATCCTTGCGCCGCTCCACCGGGCACGGTGGGATGCGCTGCTGGTGCCCCACGCCACGGGGCCGAGCGTTACAGGACGGATTCCCCGGTTTATGGTTACAGCTGACGAGGTGAAAGGGCTTCAGGGCTGGTTTATTCGCCGTTTGGGCGGCTTTCCGGTCAACCCGCGCCAGCCAGGTGTTGCCAGCTTGCGGTTTGGGCTGGAGCTGTTGCAGCAGGGCGAAATGCTAGTGATTTTTCCAGAGGGCGGCATTTTTCGCGATCGACTGGTGCATTCGCTCAAGCCAGGTCTTGCCCGTCTCGCTCTCCAGGCAGAGCAAAGCCGGCCGGGGCTGGGTGTGCAAGTGATTCCGATTCATTTGCATTATGACGAGCCGCTTCCCCGCTGGGGCTGTCACGTCACGATCAATATCGGTGCCCCCATCAAGGTTGAATCTTATCTCCAGGAATCGCCCAAACAGGGCGCGAAGCATCTCACTGCGGATCTCCGCAATGCGCTGGAACGTCTGAGTCCTAGCCCTGCGTCTCAGAGCCTGATGGCTGCACACAAGTCTGAAATGGCAGCTTGA
- the murG gene encoding undecaprenyldiphospho-muramoylpentapeptide beta-N-acetylglucosaminyltransferase has protein sequence MKLLIAASGTGGHLFPAIATAEQLSHYTIEWLGVPDRLETQLVPGKYPLHTIRVEGFQGKPGLGTLKTLARLLGAVVQVRSLLQTGNFQGVFTTGGYIAAPAILAARSLGLPTILHESNALPGKVTRLLSPWCSVVAVGFEETIQRLPRARAVHVGTPVRDAFRLEPSALPPLQLPIPDDVPLIVVVGGSQGAVAVNRLVRECAPAWFDAGFWLVHLTGDADPEAKSLSHPQYLALPFYDNMAALFHRATLAISRSGAGTLTELAIAHLPAILIPYPFAAEDHQTVNAAAFVRAGAAKVFQQKELTAAKLTAEVLELMRSPQLADMAAAAGRLAIADSAEQLAKLIQQTVGR, from the coding sequence ATGAAGCTCCTGATCGCGGCCAGCGGCACGGGCGGACACCTGTTTCCGGCGATCGCCACGGCTGAGCAACTTTCTCACTACACCATTGAATGGCTGGGCGTGCCCGACCGTTTGGAAACGCAGCTTGTGCCGGGAAAATATCCGCTGCATACGATTCGGGTGGAGGGCTTTCAGGGAAAGCCAGGGCTGGGCACGCTGAAGACGCTGGCGCGGCTGCTGGGGGCGGTGGTGCAGGTGCGATCGCTCTTGCAAACGGGCAACTTTCAGGGCGTGTTTACTACGGGCGGCTACATTGCTGCTCCGGCAATCCTGGCAGCGCGATCGCTCGGTCTGCCGACAATTTTGCATGAATCCAACGCCCTGCCGGGTAAAGTGACGCGGCTGCTGAGTCCCTGGTGCAGCGTGGTGGCGGTGGGCTTTGAAGAGACGATCCAGCGGCTGCCCCGCGCTAGGGCGGTTCACGTTGGAACGCCCGTGCGCGATGCCTTTCGGCTAGAGCCGTCGGCCCTGCCGCCGCTGCAACTGCCGATTCCCGATGACGTGCCGCTGATTGTGGTTGTCGGCGGCAGCCAGGGCGCAGTGGCGGTGAACCGCTTGGTGCGCGAGTGTGCGCCTGCCTGGTTCGATGCGGGCTTTTGGCTCGTTCACCTGACGGGCGACGCAGACCCAGAGGCAAAGAGCCTCAGCCATCCGCAATATCTCGCGCTGCCCTTTTATGACAATATGGCGGCACTGTTTCATCGGGCGACGCTGGCCATCAGCCGCTCTGGTGCGGGCACGCTGACAGAACTGGCGATCGCCCATCTTCCTGCCATCCTGATTCCCTACCCCTTCGCTGCCGAAGATCACCAAACGGTGAACGCGGCCGCTTTCGTGCGGGCAGGTGCGGCCAAAGTCTTTCAGCAAAAAGAACTCACCGCCGCCAAGCTCACCGCCGAGGTTCTGGAACTGATGCGATCGCCCCAGCTTGCAGATATGGCAGCAGCAGCCGGACGGTTGGCGATCGCCGACAGCGCCGAACAACTCGCCAAGCTCATTCAACAAACCGTCGGTCGCTAG
- the ndhL gene encoding NAD(P)H-quinone oxidoreductase subunit L: MLTLSDSLPLVPLLYVALAGAYLLVLPLLTMLYLKQRWYTAGSIERLLLYFLVFFLFPGLLLISPFLNFRPEKRQLET, translated from the coding sequence ATGCTTACCCTTTCCGACTCACTGCCGCTGGTTCCCCTGCTCTATGTTGCGCTGGCAGGTGCTTATCTGCTGGTGCTGCCGCTGCTGACGATGCTATATCTCAAGCAGCGGTGGTATACGGCTGGCTCCATTGAGCGGCTATTACTCTATTTCCTGGTGTTTTTCCTGTTTCCGGGATTGCTGCTGATCAGCCCGTTCCTCAATTTTCGCCCCGAAAAGCGACAGTTGGAAACTTGA
- a CDS encoding DUF4278 domain-containing protein: MQLTYRGTEYTLCTELPATSQSFYGCYRGAEMTMRHSSELPVQPFVNLTYRGAQYRPEAAPLFSNTAAIAL, from the coding sequence ATGCAACTGACCTATCGCGGCACCGAATATACCCTCTGCACCGAACTGCCTGCTACCAGCCAATCTTTCTATGGATGCTATCGCGGCGCTGAGATGACGATGCGCCACTCCTCTGAACTGCCAGTTCAGCCTTTCGTCAACCTCACCTATCGCGGTGCACAATATCGCCCCGAAGCAGCACCCCTCTTCAGCAACACAGCGGCGATCGCCCTCTAA
- a CDS encoding GNAT family N-acetyltransferase: protein MDATYKTFRVRDWQPSDRAVAAELIYTVLAEYGLGCEPDGADQDVLQVETAYWATGGEFWVVEQAGSLVGTAGYYPIRRGENAVEIRKMYLHPSVRGQGLGKFLLMELEGAIARSGYTQIWIETASVLKEAVLLYERQGYEPANGVETARCDRVYVKYLA from the coding sequence ATGGACGCAACTTATAAAACCTTTCGGGTTCGAGATTGGCAGCCGAGCGATCGCGCTGTTGCTGCCGAGCTAATTTACACAGTGCTGGCGGAGTACGGCCTCGGCTGCGAACCCGACGGAGCCGACCAGGACGTGCTTCAGGTGGAAACGGCGTATTGGGCAACAGGCGGCGAATTTTGGGTGGTGGAGCAAGCGGGCAGCCTCGTCGGCACGGCGGGCTACTACCCCATTCGCCGGGGTGAAAATGCCGTCGAGATTCGCAAAATGTACCTGCATCCGAGTGTGCGCGGTCAGGGCTTGGGCAAGTTTTTGCTGATGGAACTGGAGGGGGCGATCGCCCGCAGCGGCTATACACAAATCTGGATCGAAACCGCCAGCGTCTTGAAAGAAGCCGTCCTGCTCTACGAGCGACAGGGCTACGAACCCGCCAACGGTGTGGAAACGGCTCGATGCGATCGCGTCTATGTGAAATACCTCGCCTAA
- a CDS encoding ABC transporter ATP-binding protein, whose amino-acid sequence MTSSPADSSEWERSPTRRPPRPTDWRLLKMLLPYAMRHQRLLLISLVMLIPTAIGDAVQPILVGQAISLIRNEPVLGFLRGLTLAQGLNLLVVLLLITIVVRLTFDGLQSFLVQKVGQRITADIRNDLFLHVTSLATRFFDRTPVGKLITRLTSDVDALGDVFSTGAIGIIGNLFSIIVIALTMFTLEWRLASMLIAMLIPITILTIYFQRKYRQANYRAREELSSLNATLQENIVGINVVQLFRREAFNAELFRTINQRYIKEVDRTIVFDSLVSATLEWISLVAIAAVLWFGGVLVLQEALLFGTLASFILFAQRLFDPLREFAEQFTAIQAGFTALERVSDILVEPIEIRDPEVGDGGAPPVHLSPSQAPGEICFDHVSFGYKPDELVLRDLDFTIAPGEKVALVGPTGAGKSSIIRLLCRLYEVTSGRILLDGVDIREMPQAELRRRMAVILQDGFLFAGDVKGNIALGESYSMAEIQRAAEQTNVAKFIEQLPQGYNTELRQRGTNLSGGQKQLLAFARAAIRNPPILVLDEATANLDVGTESLIQEALETLLEGRTAIIIAHRLSTIRSVDRILVLKRGQLVESGSHEELLAQNGLYASLYRLQMLEG is encoded by the coding sequence ATGACCTCATCCCCCGCCGACTCCTCTGAATGGGAGCGTAGCCCGACCCGTCGCCCCCCGCGCCCGACGGACTGGCGACTGCTCAAGATGCTTCTGCCCTACGCCATGCGGCATCAGCGGCTGCTGCTGATTTCGCTAGTAATGCTAATTCCGACGGCGATTGGGGATGCGGTGCAGCCGATTTTGGTGGGGCAGGCCATTTCGCTAATTCGCAATGAGCCAGTGCTGGGCTTTTTGCGGGGATTAACCCTAGCGCAGGGGCTAAATCTGCTGGTGGTGCTGTTGTTAATCACCATTGTGGTGCGGCTCACGTTCGATGGGTTGCAGAGTTTCCTGGTGCAAAAGGTGGGTCAGCGCATTACTGCCGACATTCGCAATGATTTGTTCTTGCATGTCACTTCGCTGGCAACGCGCTTTTTCGATCGCACGCCAGTTGGCAAACTGATCACGCGCCTGACCAGTGACGTAGACGCGCTCGGCGACGTGTTCTCCACTGGGGCGATCGGGATCATTGGCAATCTCTTTTCCATCATCGTCATTGCGCTGACCATGTTCACGCTGGAATGGCGACTGGCATCCATGCTGATTGCCATGCTAATTCCCATTACTATCCTCACGATTTACTTTCAGCGAAAATATCGGCAGGCCAACTATCGGGCCCGCGAAGAACTGTCGTCGCTCAACGCCACGCTGCAAGAAAACATCGTCGGCATTAACGTGGTGCAACTGTTTCGGCGGGAGGCGTTTAATGCCGAACTCTTTCGCACGATCAACCAGCGCTACATCAAAGAGGTCGATCGCACGATTGTTTTTGACTCGCTGGTGTCGGCCACGCTGGAGTGGATCTCGCTGGTGGCGATCGCCGCTGTTCTCTGGTTTGGTGGCGTACTTGTTTTACAAGAAGCGCTGCTATTTGGCACACTAGCGTCCTTTATTCTCTTTGCCCAGCGCCTTTTCGACCCCCTGCGCGAATTTGCCGAACAGTTCACCGCTATCCAAGCAGGCTTCACTGCTCTAGAGCGAGTTAGCGACATCCTGGTCGAGCCAATCGAAATCCGCGATCCGGAGGTCGGGGATGGAGGGGCCCCTCCGGTTCATCTTTCCCCTTCTCAAGCCCCCGGCGAGATTTGCTTCGATCACGTCTCCTTTGGCTACAAACCGGATGAACTGGTGCTGCGCGACCTCGATTTCACCATTGCCCCTGGTGAGAAGGTGGCGCTAGTGGGGCCGACGGGCGCGGGCAAAAGCTCGATCATTCGCCTGCTGTGTCGGCTGTATGAAGTAACGAGCGGGCGCATTTTGCTAGATGGCGTGGACATTCGCGAGATGCCTCAGGCAGAACTGCGGCGGCGAATGGCGGTGATTTTACAAGACGGATTTTTGTTTGCGGGCGACGTAAAGGGCAACATTGCGCTGGGCGAGAGTTACTCGATGGCGGAAATCCAGCGGGCAGCAGAGCAGACAAACGTGGCGAAATTTATCGAGCAATTGCCCCAGGGCTACAACACAGAACTGCGGCAGCGCGGCACAAACCTGTCGGGTGGGCAAAAGCAGCTTCTTGCCTTTGCGCGAGCCGCCATCCGCAATCCGCCGATCCTGGTGCTGGACGAGGCGACTGCAAACCTGGACGTGGGTACGGAATCCCTGATTCAGGAAGCGCTAGAAACTCTGCTAGAAGGGCGCACCGCCATCATCATCGCGCACCGCCTCTCGACCATTCGCAGCGTGGATCGGATTCTGGTGCTAAAGCGAGGACAACTGGTGGAATCGGGCAGCCATGAGGAACTGCTGGCACAAAACGGGTTGTATGCCAGTTTGTATCGGCTGCAAATGCTGGAGGGTTAA
- the cax gene encoding calcium/proton exchanger, which yields MLLKRFPALVLLVFIPISLLAHGQDWGDAAVFVTSALAIAPLAVFLSRATEELALALGPTVGGLMNAVFGNATELIISLAALRQGLVDLVKASITGSILGDLLLVLGLAMLLGGLKYKEQSFEPIVVRVNGSSMTLAVTAIALPTIVINTSHVVDAQDITSLSIFVAVVLMLVYGLTLVFSLKTHSYLYDVCKAKQDPLLLTDEVDGRSPLWVWVVVLLLATAGIAIESELFVGVVEEVIADWALTPLFTGVVLLPLLGDVSGYVTAVRVAMKNNMDLPVSVAMGSSLLVALFVAPVLVLVGQAVGQPMDLDFNPFEVSSVAIAVFIVNLISLNGRSNWLDGTLLLATYAILAAAFYYHPA from the coding sequence ATGCTGCTTAAACGGTTTCCTGCGCTGGTGCTGCTGGTCTTTATCCCGATTTCGCTGCTGGCGCACGGGCAGGACTGGGGCGATGCGGCGGTGTTTGTCACGTCGGCACTGGCGATCGCCCCGCTGGCGGTCTTCCTCAGCCGCGCCACGGAGGAACTGGCGCTGGCGCTGGGGCCAACCGTCGGCGGACTCATGAACGCCGTATTTGGCAACGCGACAGAACTCATCATTTCGCTGGCGGCGCTGCGGCAGGGACTCGTGGATCTGGTTAAGGCCAGCATCACGGGCAGCATTTTGGGCGACTTGCTGCTGGTGTTGGGGCTGGCGATGCTGCTGGGTGGTTTGAAATACAAAGAGCAGTCGTTTGAGCCGATTGTGGTACGGGTGAACGGTTCATCCATGACGCTGGCGGTGACGGCGATCGCCCTGCCCACGATCGTTATCAACACGTCCCATGTGGTCGATGCTCAGGATATTACCAGCCTGTCTATCTTTGTGGCGGTGGTGCTGATGCTGGTGTACGGACTGACGTTAGTGTTTTCGCTGAAGACCCACAGCTACCTCTACGACGTGTGCAAGGCCAAACAAGACCCGCTGCTGCTGACAGATGAGGTGGACGGGCGATCGCCCCTGTGGGTGTGGGTTGTCGTTCTGCTGCTGGCAACGGCGGGCATTGCCATCGAGTCGGAACTGTTTGTGGGCGTGGTGGAGGAGGTGATTGCCGACTGGGCGCTGACACCACTGTTTACGGGCGTGGTGCTGCTGCCGCTGTTGGGCGATGTGTCGGGCTATGTGACGGCGGTGCGCGTGGCGATGAAGAACAACATGGATCTGCCCGTGTCGGTGGCGATGGGGTCGAGCCTTCTGGTGGCGCTGTTTGTGGCTCCGGTGCTGGTGCTGGTGGGGCAGGCGGTGGGCCAGCCGATGGATCTGGACTTTAACCCATTTGAGGTAAGCAGCGTGGCAATCGCCGTGTTTATCGTCAACCTGATCAGCCTGAACGGGCGATCAAACTGGCTGGACGGGACGCTGCTGCTGGCGACCTACGCGATTTTGGCGGCGGCGTTTTATTACCATCCGGCGTAA
- a CDS encoding tetratricopeptide repeat protein, translated as MNLDHNQNQPEFWDGHGCALCETEQFSEAVAAFDRAIALDPGYCKAWNNRGNALCGLKRYAEALDSYDRAVAMQPDYHQAWFNRGLLFAEMQAYGNALENFEQAIALSPDPRYLHAREDIWLKRKLISA; from the coding sequence ATGAATCTCGATCACAATCAAAACCAACCGGAATTTTGGGACGGCCATGGCTGCGCCCTGTGCGAAACGGAGCAATTTTCAGAAGCCGTGGCAGCGTTTGACCGGGCGATCGCCCTCGATCCTGGCTACTGCAAAGCCTGGAACAACCGTGGCAATGCCCTGTGCGGCCTGAAGCGCTACGCCGAAGCACTGGATTCCTACGACCGCGCCGTGGCAATGCAGCCCGACTATCATCAAGCCTGGTTTAACCGGGGGCTACTGTTTGCCGAAATGCAGGCCTACGGCAACGCGCTGGAAAACTTTGAGCAGGCGATCGCCCTCAGCCCCGATCCGCGCTATCTCCACGCCCGCGAAGACATCTGGCTCAAACGCAAACTGATTTCGGCATAA
- a CDS encoding CHASE2 domain-containing protein has translation MTPPSGDRLLGLTRKRLKALRALAATLGVASLSVTGAVVAVRQLGLLQGTELDTYDSLVRRSPDLGPDERLLVVGISDQDIQSLSQPDIHDGTLAQVLQNLEQGEPRVIALDVGRDLPVGEGRGELLRVLQESDRILAACTLSKANEPSLAPPPSVPDERVAFADLPFDPRGIIRRASLVITDPLRLPQETAHRCNTPAAHNPLVSLGLSMALLYLQAENITAVPAPNGEIQLGQALLKPLAEGQTAGYRHTGATDYQIMLRYRSAQHAAPVVSLMDVLQNQVPSDLIRDRMVIIGYTSSIKKDLFQTPYSGDSDGGEPTPGAILHAQIASHLVSAAKGERALVWYWPLAVEMLWMLGWSLVGGAIAWLITKAHWFLIAEGVAVLVLAGLSYLLFLQGGWVPLAPAAIALLSTALAVVILDRATKGGYTEALFEQMKEKVQGVIKPTVEIDQEKRARQVAEITESSYFKDLQQRAREIRERRAREAEGMDG, from the coding sequence ATGACTCCTCCATCGGGTGATCGCCTATTGGGTTTAACGCGCAAACGGCTGAAGGCGCTGCGGGCGCTAGCGGCGACGCTGGGCGTGGCGAGTTTGTCTGTGACGGGGGCAGTTGTGGCGGTGCGCCAGTTAGGGCTGTTGCAAGGTACTGAGCTAGATACCTACGATTCGCTGGTGCGGCGATCGCCCGACTTGGGCCCCGACGAGCGGCTGCTGGTGGTGGGCATTTCCGACCAAGATATTCAATCGCTGAGCCAGCCTGATATCCACGACGGCACATTGGCACAAGTGCTACAAAATCTGGAGCAGGGGGAACCGCGAGTGATTGCGCTGGATGTGGGGCGCGACCTGCCCGTGGGCGAGGGGCGAGGGGAACTGCTGCGCGTGCTGCAAGAGAGCGATCGCATCCTTGCTGCCTGCACCCTCAGCAAAGCCAATGAACCCAGCCTTGCGCCGCCCCCTAGCGTGCCCGACGAGCGGGTTGCCTTTGCCGATCTGCCCTTCGATCCTAGGGGCATAATCCGCCGCGCTAGCCTGGTGATTACCGATCCGCTGCGGCTGCCCCAGGAAACGGCGCATCGCTGCAACACGCCCGCCGCCCACAATCCGCTGGTTTCTCTGGGTTTGTCAATGGCACTGCTTTACTTGCAAGCCGAGAATATTACTGCCGTTCCTGCCCCCAACGGCGAAATTCAGTTGGGCCAGGCATTGCTGAAACCACTGGCAGAAGGACAGACCGCAGGCTATCGGCATACAGGCGCGACGGACTATCAGATCATGCTGCGCTATCGCTCGGCGCAACATGCCGCGCCTGTGGTCAGTTTGATGGACGTGCTGCAAAACCAGGTGCCATCTGACCTGATTCGAGATCGCATGGTCATCATCGGCTATACCTCCAGCATCAAGAAAGACCTGTTTCAAACGCCCTACAGCGGTGACAGCGATGGTGGTGAACCCACTCCAGGGGCAATTCTGCACGCCCAGATCGCCAGCCACTTGGTCAGCGCGGCCAAGGGAGAGCGGGCCCTGGTGTGGTACTGGCCGCTGGCAGTGGAAATGCTCTGGATGTTGGGCTGGTCGCTGGTGGGCGGGGCGATCGCCTGGTTGATTACCAAAGCCCACTGGTTCTTGATTGCTGAGGGTGTGGCGGTGCTGGTGCTGGCGGGTTTGTCATACCTGCTGTTTCTGCAAGGCGGCTGGGTGCCCCTTGCGCCAGCGGCGATCGCCCTCCTCAGCACCGCCCTCGCCGTCGTCATCCTCGACCGCGCCACTAAAGGTGGCTACACCGAAGCCCTGTTCGAGCAAATGAAAGAAAAAGTGCAGGGCGTGATCAAGCCCACCGTCGAAATCGACCAGGAAAAACGCGCCCGCCAGGTCGCCGAAATCACCGAAAGCAGCTACTTCAAAGACCTCCAGCAGCGGGCCCGGGAAATCCGAGAACGGCGGGCGCGGGAGGCGGAGGGGATGGATGGGTGA
- a CDS encoding MFS transporter, whose translation MARKLAGWLPDLDFRVWILIAGRLLSQVGTGFTLFYAPIFFVNRVGLSATLVGVGLGVGAIAGVLGRVLGGSFADSPKIGRRRTLLLSAAVSAAASTILAVTFDFPTFLIGNLLMGLGIGLYWPATETVVADLTTIDQRNEAYALDRLGDSLGLGVGVALGGGLIAATGSYRALFVIDAMSYVIFFGIVYRAIAETRNPTQAHQSMLKSWKQALSDGSLLIFTVVCTLFTTYLALLNSALPLYFANFVPTAAGRGFSTSTISVLFSSYVALTALTQLPVIRKLQGLTQPQMLIVSAMFWGAGFGLVWAMGMARVMPLGWAVLALVLMAIATAAYTPGAASLVVALAPAELRGVYLSVNSLCWAAGYFIGPVLGGWAMDGTAQLAHGFWIACAASILPSILTLHYLDNRIRQEGRHYR comes from the coding sequence TTGGCACGAAAACTGGCGGGGTGGTTGCCGGATCTGGATTTTCGGGTGTGGATTTTGATTGCGGGGCGGCTGCTGTCGCAGGTGGGAACCGGATTCACGCTGTTCTATGCACCGATTTTCTTTGTAAACCGGGTGGGGCTGTCGGCGACGCTGGTGGGCGTGGGGCTGGGGGTTGGGGCGATCGCCGGAGTGCTGGGGCGCGTCCTGGGCGGGTCGTTTGCCGATTCCCCAAAGATTGGGCGACGGCGGACGCTGCTCCTGTCGGCGGCGGTGTCGGCAGCGGCCTCGACCATTTTGGCAGTCACCTTCGACTTTCCCACCTTCCTGATCGGCAACCTGCTGATGGGACTAGGGATTGGGCTATATTGGCCAGCCACCGAAACGGTCGTCGCAGATTTGACCACCATCGACCAGCGAAACGAAGCCTATGCGCTGGACCGGCTGGGCGACAGTCTGGGGCTGGGCGTGGGCGTGGCCCTGGGCGGCGGGCTGATTGCAGCAACGGGTTCCTATCGGGCGCTGTTTGTGATCGACGCGATGTCCTACGTCATCTTTTTTGGGATTGTGTATCGGGCGATCGCCGAAACCCGCAATCCCACCCAGGCGCATCAGTCCATGCTGAAAAGCTGGAAACAGGCCCTCAGCGACGGCAGTCTGCTGATTTTTACCGTGGTGTGTACGCTGTTTACCACCTATCTGGCGTTGCTCAACAGCGCCTTGCCGCTTTACTTTGCCAACTTTGTGCCGACTGCGGCGGGACGCGGATTTTCCACCAGCACCATTAGCGTTTTGTTTTCGAGCTATGTGGCGCTGACGGCACTGACGCAGCTTCCGGTAATTCGCAAGCTGCAAGGATTGACCCAGCCGCAAATGCTGATCGTGTCGGCGATGTTTTGGGGTGCGGGGTTTGGGCTAGTTTGGGCGATGGGTATGGCGCGAGTGATGCCGCTGGGCTGGGCAGTGCTGGCGCTGGTGCTGATGGCGATCGCCACGGCTGCCTACACCCCAGGAGCCGCCTCGCTCGTCGTTGCGCTGGCTCCAGCAGAATTGCGTGGGGTGTACCTTTCGGTCAATTCACTCTGCTGGGCGGCAGGCTACTTCATCGGGCCAGTGCTGGGCGGCTGGGCGATGGATGGCACGGCTCAACTTGCACACGGTTTCTGGATCGCCTGCGCCGCCAGCATTCTGCCGTCCATCTTGACGTTGCACTATTTGGACAACCGGATTCGCCAGGAAGGACGACACTACCGCTAG
- a CDS encoding acetyltransferase produces MKGVSSMFLKEKDSEVLIKIMDLDPLINPLSPVVVGRSQAGEEEQDPEEFLKADLCFPSNEGLPRCWLDAEYQSPQSP; encoded by the coding sequence ATGAAAGGAGTTTCATCCATGTTTCTCAAGGAAAAAGACAGCGAAGTTCTGATTAAGATTATGGATCTTGACCCGTTGATCAATCCCCTTTCTCCTGTCGTAGTTGGGCGATCGCAAGCAGGGGAAGAAGAACAAGACCCGGAAGAGTTTCTCAAAGCAGACCTGTGTTTTCCATCAAACGAGGGGCTACCCCGATGCTGGCTCGATGCAGAGTATCAATCTCCTCAGTCACCCTAG
- the hisIE gene encoding bifunctional phosphoribosyl-AMP cyclohydrolase/phosphoribosyl-ATP diphosphatase HisIE, producing MTHDGVAVMIGQQAQDSPIPLDQIRYNEAGLVPAIVQDYLDGTVLMMAWMNRESLQKTIETGETWFWSRSRAELWHKGATSGHLQHVKALRYDCDSDALLVSVEQVGDVACHTGERSCFHQIDGAIAPPPADTLSQVFEVICDRRDHPSPDSYTCKLLAGGDNKILKKIGEEAAEVVMACKDDDPGAIAGEVADLFYHTLVALAHHKVDLRAVYQKLQERRR from the coding sequence TTGACGCACGACGGGGTGGCGGTCATGATTGGGCAACAGGCGCAGGACTCTCCAATTCCTTTAGATCAGATCCGCTATAACGAGGCGGGGCTGGTGCCAGCCATTGTGCAGGACTATCTGGATGGCACGGTGCTGATGATGGCGTGGATGAACCGCGAATCGCTGCAAAAAACTATCGAAACGGGCGAAACTTGGTTTTGGAGTCGTTCTCGCGCCGAGTTGTGGCACAAAGGCGCAACCTCTGGGCATCTACAACACGTCAAGGCGCTGCGATATGACTGCGACAGCGATGCGCTGCTGGTGAGCGTGGAACAGGTGGGCGACGTTGCCTGCCACACGGGGGAGCGCAGTTGTTTTCATCAGATCGACGGGGCGATCGCCCCTCCGCCTGCTGATACGCTGTCGCAGGTGTTTGAGGTGATTTGCGATCGCCGCGACCATCCCAGCCCAGACTCTTACACCTGCAAGCTGTTGGCGGGTGGGGACAACAAAATTCTCAAAAAGATTGGCGAGGAGGCCGCTGAAGTGGTGATGGCCTGCAAAGATGACGACCCAGGGGCGATCGCTGGAGAAGTAGCCGACCTGTTCTACCATACGCTGGTTGCCCTGGCCCACCATAAGGTAGATCTGCGAGCGGTGTATCAAAAATTGCAGGAGCGCCGTCGATAG
- a CDS encoding 2Fe-2S iron-sulfur cluster-binding protein — protein MTDTYRVEILHQGNSHTITVSADETVLAAAVAAGLDLPSSCNAGVCTTCAAQLLSGMVEQGDGMGISPELQAQGFALLCVAYPRSDLKLETEKEDTVYELQFGQFQK, from the coding sequence ATGACCGACACTTATAGGGTTGAAATTCTTCACCAGGGAAACTCCCACACGATTACGGTTTCAGCAGATGAAACCGTGCTGGCCGCTGCTGTTGCTGCCGGATTGGATCTGCCGTCCTCTTGTAACGCAGGAGTCTGTACGACCTGCGCCGCGCAACTGCTATCGGGCATGGTGGAGCAGGGCGACGGCATGGGCATTAGCCCAGAACTGCAAGCTCAGGGGTTTGCGCTGCTCTGTGTTGCCTATCCGCGATCGGACTTGAAACTGGAGACGGAGAAGGAAGATACGGTATATGAATTGCAGTTTGGTCAGTTCCAAAAATAG